In one Paraburkholderia azotifigens genomic region, the following are encoded:
- a CDS encoding DUF4399 domain-containing protein — translation MIRIRIVVAAAALAALASMNVAFAGPTPAPKDAYAYIGYPNDGQVVPANKPFRVWFGLRYMGVAPKGVKYPNTGHHHLLIDTDLPPMDQEIPSDRQHLHFGAGETETTLTLPPGKHTIQLLMGDENHIPHNPPVYSKKITVIAK, via the coding sequence ATGATCAGGATCAGGATCGTTGTCGCCGCTGCGGCGCTTGCCGCTCTCGCTTCGATGAACGTGGCATTCGCCGGGCCGACGCCCGCGCCCAAGGACGCCTACGCCTATATCGGCTATCCGAACGACGGACAGGTCGTGCCCGCCAACAAGCCGTTTCGCGTATGGTTCGGCTTGCGCTACATGGGCGTCGCGCCCAAGGGCGTCAAGTATCCGAACACGGGCCACCATCATCTGCTGATCGACACGGACCTGCCGCCGATGGATCAGGAGATTCCGTCGGACCGGCAGCATCTGCATTTCGGTGCGGGCGAAACGGAAACGACGCTCACCTTGCCACCCGGCAAGCATACGATCCAGTTGCTGATGGGCGACGAAAATCACATCCCGCACAACCCGCCTGTCTACTCGAAGAAGATCACGGTAATCGCAAAGTGA
- a CDS encoding DUF4399 domain-containing protein, producing MQRRIRLAAIGALFLASAQVFAGPTPSPPGAEAYIIWPADGTVITGGKLWVRMGLRNMGVCPKGVNVPNTGHHHLLIDTDLPPMDQEIPSDRNHLHFGAGETDARIELPPGKHTLQLLLGDFNHVPHNPPVYSKKITIIVK from the coding sequence ATGCAAAGAAGAATAAGGCTCGCGGCTATCGGCGCGCTCTTTCTCGCTTCGGCACAGGTGTTCGCGGGCCCGACACCATCGCCGCCGGGCGCCGAGGCCTACATCATCTGGCCGGCGGACGGCACCGTAATTACGGGCGGCAAGCTCTGGGTGCGCATGGGCTTGCGCAATATGGGCGTGTGTCCTAAAGGCGTCAACGTGCCCAACACGGGGCATCACCATCTGCTGATCGACACGGACCTGCCGCCGATGGATCAGGAAATTCCCTCTGACCGGAACCACCTGCATTTTGGCGCAGGCGAAACGGATGCGCGCATCGAGTTGCCGCCCGGCAAGCACACGCTGCAGTTGCTGCTCGGCGACTTCAACCACGTGCCGCACAATCCGCCCGTCTATTCGAAGAAGATCACCATCATCGTGAAGTGA
- a CDS encoding SUMF1/EgtB/PvdO family nonheme iron enzyme, producing MWRKLLLACMFGALQMRGADAQTLPRDARDATSYVAENGAPNVRIEAATRKIALVIGNAGYRFGALPNASRDARSVADMLRAQGFDVVLRTDATVQHMRDALAEFGRRLQPGGTALFYFAGHGLQAGTGTRLASITADARAPATMMTESIDLSSVLDTLAAPRAHAVNLLVLDACLTQPFEPARLATPLPAQTLVAYATTQGGEAADGARHGIFTGAWLREMGRAPDEPVDTMFAHVAQRVAEETGGAQSPWSASSLAGPVRAFASNRPSMQPDDQPNFVVALNSRGILPKDSNEQYELTFWESIKDSNYASDYEAYLKAYPNGRFAALAKARIDRLKAAGQAAPPASHAAPAPAPSHPAAAAAPAPTPAPSPAPKAAATPAPAPAPAAAPAAPARAATGGESKDCAACPVMISLPAGSFTMGSNVGDPSEKPPHHVTVSAPFAIGKYEVTVEQWNACADVNGCPKLAPESNSVKNAPARDLSWDDAQAYVKWLSKVTGKTYRLPTEAEWEYADRAGTTTKFWWGDQPRKGMANCKDCGDPYHKEAPEPVGSFAANPNGLYDMNGSVWEWVSDCWHNSYQSAPADGHAWDAPGCNMRVIRGGSWREGSDYMLSSTRFKYSQSVRQSQDGFRVVKELK from the coding sequence ATGTGGCGAAAACTCCTGCTGGCATGCATGTTCGGGGCACTCCAGATGCGAGGAGCCGACGCGCAAACGCTGCCCCGCGACGCGCGCGATGCCACTTCCTACGTTGCCGAAAACGGTGCGCCGAATGTCCGCATTGAAGCGGCGACGCGCAAGATCGCGCTCGTGATCGGTAATGCCGGGTACCGTTTCGGCGCACTGCCCAATGCGTCTCGCGATGCACGAAGCGTCGCCGATATGTTGCGTGCGCAAGGCTTCGATGTCGTGCTACGCACCGATGCAACCGTCCAGCATATGCGCGACGCGCTGGCGGAATTCGGCCGCCGCTTGCAGCCTGGCGGCACGGCACTGTTCTATTTTGCGGGCCATGGTTTGCAGGCGGGAACAGGCACGCGCCTGGCATCCATTACCGCCGATGCGCGCGCGCCCGCTACGATGATGACGGAAAGCATCGATCTGTCGAGCGTGCTCGATACGCTTGCCGCGCCGCGCGCGCACGCGGTCAATCTGCTCGTGCTGGACGCATGTCTCACACAACCATTCGAGCCCGCCCGTCTGGCAACGCCTTTGCCCGCGCAAACCCTGGTTGCATACGCGACGACCCAAGGTGGCGAGGCCGCCGATGGCGCCCGTCACGGCATCTTCACGGGCGCGTGGCTGCGGGAAATGGGCCGTGCGCCGGATGAGCCTGTCGATACGATGTTCGCTCATGTCGCGCAACGCGTGGCGGAAGAAACGGGTGGCGCGCAAAGCCCGTGGTCCGCTTCGTCGCTGGCCGGCCCCGTGCGGGCTTTCGCTTCGAATCGTCCATCGATGCAGCCGGACGATCAGCCGAACTTTGTCGTCGCATTGAACAGCCGCGGCATTCTGCCTAAAGACAGTAACGAGCAATATGAGCTGACGTTCTGGGAATCGATCAAGGACAGCAATTACGCAAGCGACTATGAAGCGTATTTGAAGGCGTATCCGAACGGGCGCTTTGCGGCGCTCGCAAAGGCGCGTATCGACAGGCTCAAAGCCGCCGGCCAGGCGGCGCCGCCGGCGTCGCATGCGGCGCCTGCGCCCGCGCCGTCGCATCCTGCTGCCGCTGCGGCGCCTGCGCCCACACCGGCACCGTCGCCTGCGCCTAAAGCGGCTGCAACGCCCGCACCAGCACCTGCGCCCGCCGCGGCACCTGCTGCGCCCGCGCGCGCCGCGACAGGCGGCGAAAGCAAAGACTGCGCGGCATGCCCGGTGATGATCTCGCTGCCGGCAGGCTCGTTCACGATGGGCAGCAATGTGGGCGACCCATCCGAGAAGCCGCCGCATCACGTGACGGTTTCGGCGCCGTTCGCGATCGGTAAATACGAGGTGACAGTCGAGCAATGGAACGCCTGCGCCGATGTCAACGGATGCCCGAAGCTCGCACCCGAAAGCAATTCCGTGAAGAACGCACCCGCGCGCGATCTCAGTTGGGACGACGCGCAAGCCTACGTGAAATGGCTGAGCAAAGTGACGGGCAAGACCTATCGTCTGCCGACGGAAGCCGAATGGGAATATGCGGATCGCGCGGGCACGACGACGAAGTTCTGGTGGGGCGACCAGCCGCGCAAAGGGATGGCGAACTGCAAGGACTGCGGCGATCCATACCACAAGGAAGCACCCGAACCGGTCGGTTCATTCGCGGCCAACCCGAACGGCTTGTACGACATGAACGGCAGCGTATGGGAATGGGTCAGCGACTGCTGGCATAACTCATACCAGAGCGCTCCCGCCGACGGCCACGCGTGGGACGCGCCGGGCTGCAACATGCGTGTGATTCGCGGCGGCTCGTGGCGCGAAGGAAGCGACTATATGCTGAGTTCGACGCGCTTCAAGTACAGTCAAAGCGTACGTCAGTCGCAAGACGGTTTTCGCGTCGTCAAGGAACTCAAGTGA
- a CDS encoding serine/threonine protein kinase, with the protein MASLAHVIRDFQSGALSQDAFVAQLDSTLTTEGVGSARLLEILGEAHVRKPLPPDLYAEVRRRIEQMPVSHLAAAGGEETRMQTVPEHLTPPPVRTSEAPPSNFDQVKGTGDTLNNRFVLEECLGVGGMGTVYKALDLRKLEASDRKPYLAIKVLNTQFRGNPKSLIALQREARKAQVLAHRNIVTVYDFDREGAIVYLTMEYLSGKPLSQILRTPDFKGMPVQSALPIVRGMSSALAYAHERGFVHCDFKPANVFLTDTGEVKVIDFGIARVFQRPEEESDATVFDPGSLGALTPAYASPEMLEHLEPDPRDDIYALGCITYELLTGRHPFDRQSATQARASNRQPQRPDNLGNRQWRALRAALAFDRKARTPTVSRFVEEFGAQERASASKSTGHSDRTGMLMKSGVAGLALACAAGGALYFYRASQTLDQENATQQSGAASDSAGSQVAGASPVLPVTPAAPSSPEVASAPPASTPAPPTRSAVTAALASLPCSALAASIQDRAVQVRGFVPQHGEAQVNERLSSLPGVASTKVDVQHVSSDKCDVLKELGSYWTRNWQAGHIASLTARMPNGVLTEGDPLVVDVRTPGYDSYVNIDYYVLDGSVVHMVPGPRVKGNQAPANYSATVGSGGDWVISKPFGQEMVVLLITPAPLFDAPRPESESRADYLRALDARLKQLAARYGQDHIVADFAQITSKARAQ; encoded by the coding sequence ATGGCCAGCCTTGCGCACGTGATTCGGGACTTTCAGAGCGGCGCGCTTTCGCAGGACGCGTTCGTTGCTCAACTCGACAGCACGCTCACAACGGAAGGTGTCGGTTCGGCTCGTCTGCTCGAAATACTCGGCGAAGCGCATGTCAGGAAGCCGCTGCCTCCTGATCTCTACGCAGAAGTGCGCCGCCGTATCGAACAGATGCCCGTGTCGCACCTTGCCGCGGCGGGCGGCGAGGAAACGCGCATGCAGACGGTGCCCGAGCATCTCACGCCGCCGCCCGTGCGCACCAGCGAAGCGCCCCCGTCGAACTTCGACCAGGTCAAGGGCACGGGCGACACGCTGAACAACCGCTTCGTGCTCGAAGAATGTCTGGGCGTGGGCGGCATGGGCACCGTGTATAAGGCGCTCGATTTGCGCAAGCTCGAAGCATCCGACCGCAAGCCGTACCTCGCGATCAAGGTGCTGAACACGCAGTTCCGGGGCAATCCGAAGTCGCTGATCGCATTGCAGCGCGAAGCGCGCAAGGCACAGGTGCTCGCGCACCGCAATATCGTCACCGTCTACGACTTCGACCGCGAAGGCGCGATCGTCTATCTGACGATGGAGTATCTGTCCGGCAAGCCGCTCAGCCAGATACTGCGCACGCCGGATTTCAAAGGCATGCCCGTTCAGTCCGCGCTCCCCATCGTGCGCGGCATGTCGAGCGCGCTCGCCTACGCGCATGAGCGCGGCTTCGTGCATTGCGATTTCAAACCCGCCAACGTGTTTCTCACCGACACGGGCGAGGTCAAGGTGATCGACTTCGGCATCGCACGCGTGTTTCAGCGTCCCGAAGAAGAGAGCGATGCCACCGTGTTCGACCCGGGCAGCCTCGGCGCGTTGACGCCTGCCTATGCGAGTCCGGAAATGCTCGAACATCTCGAGCCCGATCCGCGCGACGACATCTACGCGCTCGGCTGCATCACCTACGAGCTTCTGACGGGACGCCATCCGTTCGACCGTCAATCGGCGACGCAGGCGCGTGCGTCGAATCGGCAGCCGCAACGGCCGGATAACCTCGGCAACCGTCAATGGCGCGCGCTGCGCGCCGCGCTGGCGTTCGACCGCAAAGCCCGCACGCCGACGGTGTCGCGCTTCGTCGAAGAGTTCGGCGCGCAGGAGCGTGCGTCTGCGTCGAAGTCGACGGGACACAGCGATCGCACCGGCATGCTGATGAAGTCGGGCGTGGCGGGACTCGCGCTCGCGTGCGCGGCAGGCGGCGCGCTGTACTTCTATCGCGCGTCGCAAACGCTCGATCAGGAAAACGCGACGCAGCAATCGGGTGCCGCGTCCGATTCAGCCGGCTCTCAAGTCGCGGGCGCTTCGCCTGTGTTGCCCGTTACCCCTGCTGCACCGTCGTCGCCCGAGGTCGCGTCCGCGCCGCCTGCCAGTACGCCTGCACCGCCGACACGGTCGGCCGTCACCGCAGCGCTCGCGTCGTTGCCATGTTCGGCGCTTGCCGCGTCGATTCAGGATCGCGCCGTACAGGTACGCGGATTCGTACCGCAGCATGGCGAGGCGCAGGTCAACGAGCGCCTGTCGAGCTTGCCTGGCGTCGCGTCGACGAAAGTCGACGTGCAGCATGTGAGCAGCGACAAATGCGACGTGCTCAAGGAACTCGGTTCTTACTGGACGCGCAACTGGCAGGCGGGACACATCGCCTCGCTGACGGCGCGCATGCCCAATGGCGTGCTGACGGAGGGCGACCCGCTCGTCGTCGATGTGAGAACGCCGGGCTACGACTCGTATGTGAACATCGACTATTACGTGCTCGACGGCAGCGTCGTGCACATGGTGCCGGGACCGCGCGTAAAGGGCAATCAGGCGCCGGCGAACTATTCGGCAACGGTGGGTAGCGGCGGCGACTGGGTCATTTCGAAGCCGTTTGGCCAGGAGATGGTTGTGCTGCTCATCACGCCTGCGCCGCTATTCGATGCGCCGCGCCCCGAGAGCGAATCGCGTGCTGACTATCTGCGCGCACTCGACGCACGGCTCAAACAGCTTGCCGCCAGGTACGGGCAAGATCATATCGTCGCGGACTTCGCGCAGATCACGAGTAAAGCGCGCGCGCAGTGA
- a CDS encoding IMPACT family protein has translation MPTFTLPSALEAELEIRKSRFIAYAIPVADRDAAMDELRRLREAHPTATHVCWALLAGGQSGMSDDGEPSGTAGRPILEVLRHHDLDGVLAAVVRYYGGVKLGAGGLVRAYTDAIATALQDAPRVERIALASLEVEIGYPDEARVRRWIEQENHALEASAYGMSVQLTIRMPVTAIDGAREALRDMTQGRAIFADKT, from the coding sequence TTGCCGACCTTCACTCTTCCCTCCGCGCTCGAGGCCGAGCTCGAAATCCGCAAAAGCCGCTTCATCGCCTACGCGATTCCTGTCGCCGACCGCGACGCCGCGATGGATGAACTGCGCCGTCTGCGCGAAGCCCATCCGACGGCCACGCACGTCTGCTGGGCACTGCTGGCGGGCGGCCAGTCGGGCATGTCCGACGACGGCGAGCCGTCGGGCACGGCGGGACGCCCGATTCTCGAGGTGCTGCGCCATCACGATCTGGACGGCGTGCTGGCCGCTGTCGTGCGCTATTACGGCGGCGTGAAGCTCGGTGCGGGCGGACTCGTGCGCGCCTATACCGACGCGATCGCGACCGCGCTGCAGGACGCGCCGCGTGTCGAGCGGATCGCGCTCGCGTCGCTGGAAGTCGAAATTGGCTATCCCGACGAAGCGCGCGTGCGCCGCTGGATCGAACAGGAAAATCACGCGCTCGAAGCGAGCGCGTATGGCATGAGCGTGCAATTGACGATACGCATGCCCGTCACCGCGATCGACGGCGCACGCGAAGCGCTGCGCGATATGACGCAAGGCCGTGCTATTTTCGCTGACAAGACTTAA
- a CDS encoding GMC family oxidoreductase, whose amino-acid sequence MNYDYIIVGAGSAGCILANRLSASGQYSVLLLEAGKADDSFWFKIPVGFTKTYYNETYNWMYYSEPEKELDNRSLYCPRGKVQGGSGSINAMIYVRGQAKDYDDWAQAGNSGWSYRDVLPYFRKLESHPLGNTEYHGANGPIGISPMKDAVHPICHVFLKGCEQAGYKRTDDFNGAQFEGAGIYDVNTRNGQRSSSSFEYLHPVLNRKNLTVEREVLVTQVLFDSDRRATGVVVKQNGSARHFTATREVILSAGAVDTPKLLQLSGVGDSTLLAGHRIPLVRHLPAVGRNLQDHLCVSFYYRANVATLNDEMRPLLGKIKLGLQYLLTRKGPLAMSVNQSGGFFRGSENEALPNLQLYFNPLSYRIPKSSKASLEPEPYSGFLLCFNPCRPTSRGSIEIASNRAEDPAKIRINALTTQKDIDDAIQGCELVRKIMSTAALNEITVEEISPGPQVNDREGFLQYFREQSGSIYHLCGSCAMGPDDLTSVVDERLRVHGMSGLRIVDASIFPNITSGNINAPTMMVAEKGAEMILEDAQAAAGAQAKESAKALAAAH is encoded by the coding sequence ATGAATTACGACTACATCATCGTCGGTGCGGGATCTGCGGGCTGCATTCTCGCCAACCGTCTGTCGGCGTCGGGCCAGTACTCTGTGCTGCTGCTCGAAGCAGGCAAAGCCGACGATTCGTTCTGGTTCAAGATTCCCGTCGGTTTCACGAAGACGTACTACAACGAAACCTATAACTGGATGTACTACAGCGAGCCGGAAAAAGAACTCGACAACCGCTCGCTGTATTGCCCGCGCGGCAAGGTGCAGGGCGGCTCCGGCTCGATCAACGCGATGATCTACGTGCGCGGCCAGGCGAAGGACTACGACGACTGGGCGCAGGCGGGCAATAGCGGCTGGTCGTATCGCGACGTGCTGCCGTATTTCCGCAAACTCGAATCGCATCCGCTCGGCAATACCGAATATCACGGCGCGAATGGCCCGATCGGCATTTCGCCGATGAAGGACGCCGTGCATCCCATTTGCCACGTGTTCCTCAAGGGCTGCGAGCAGGCAGGCTACAAGCGCACCGACGACTTCAACGGCGCGCAATTCGAAGGCGCTGGCATTTACGACGTGAATACGCGCAATGGCCAGCGTTCGTCGAGCAGCTTCGAATACCTGCACCCCGTGCTGAATCGCAAGAACCTGACAGTGGAGCGCGAAGTGCTCGTCACGCAGGTGCTGTTCGATTCGGACCGGCGCGCGACGGGCGTCGTCGTCAAGCAGAACGGCAGTGCACGGCATTTCACCGCGACGCGCGAAGTGATTCTCTCGGCAGGCGCGGTCGATACGCCCAAACTGCTGCAACTGTCGGGTGTCGGCGACAGCACGCTGCTTGCCGGGCATCGCATACCGCTCGTGCGTCATCTGCCCGCTGTCGGACGAAATCTGCAGGATCACCTTTGCGTGAGCTTCTACTACCGCGCGAACGTGGCGACGCTGAACGATGAAATGCGGCCGCTGCTGGGCAAGATCAAACTCGGTCTGCAATACCTGCTGACGCGCAAGGGGCCGCTTGCGATGAGCGTGAACCAGTCGGGCGGTTTCTTCAGGGGCAGCGAGAACGAAGCATTGCCGAATCTGCAGCTCTATTTCAATCCGCTGTCGTACCGCATTCCGAAGAGCAGCAAGGCGAGCCTCGAGCCGGAACCGTATTCGGGCTTCCTGCTGTGCTTCAATCCTTGCCGTCCGACAAGCCGCGGCTCGATCGAGATCGCGTCGAATCGCGCGGAAGATCCCGCGAAGATCCGTATCAATGCGCTGACGACGCAAAAGGATATCGACGACGCGATTCAGGGTTGCGAGCTGGTGCGCAAGATCATGTCGACGGCGGCGCTCAACGAGATCACTGTCGAAGAGATTTCGCCTGGCCCGCAAGTGAACGACCGCGAGGGCTTCCTGCAGTACTTCCGCGAGCAGTCGGGCTCGATCTATCACCTGTGCGGTTCGTGCGCGATGGGTCCGGACGATCTCACATCGGTGGTCGACGAGCGTCTGCGTGTGCATGGCATGTCGGGCTTGCGGATCGTCGATGCGTCGATCTTCCCGAACATCACGTCAGGCAACATCAATGCGCCGACGATGATGGTCGCCGAAAAGGGCGCAGAGATGATTCTCGAAGATGCGCAGGCAGCGGCTGGCGCGCAAGCGAAGGAATCGGCGAAGGCGCTTGCTGCTGCGCACTGA
- a CDS encoding mandelate racemase/muconate lactonizing enzyme family protein, with amino-acid sequence MKVVSLETHIVAVPPPHIGGMYWIFVKLKTDCGIEGIGEIYSATFHPNAMGPIIDDVFSRYLLDKDPHHVERLWREAYSSGFTQRPDLTMMGVVSGLEMACWDIVGKAAGKPVYELLGGRVHERLRSYTYLYPKNRRGEYDYDDPDLAAECAAENVKRGFTAVKFDPAGPYTAYSGHHLSLEVMDRCETFCRKVREAVGSKADLLFGTHGQMVPASAIRLAKRLEKYDPLWFEEPVPPGQHDAMAEVAKHTSIPISAGERLTTKYEFHKLLEAGGASILQLNVARVGGLLEAKKIATLAEVYYAQIAPHLYNGPVGAAASVQLATCTPNFLIQESIGTWGGFHAEVLKTPIRWEDGYIIPSTEPGLGVELNMEVVRQHTPYTGERLHLQMAPKPFDVKDLAPAKG; translated from the coding sequence ATGAAAGTCGTATCGCTCGAAACGCATATCGTCGCCGTGCCGCCGCCGCATATCGGCGGCATGTACTGGATTTTCGTCAAGCTGAAGACGGATTGCGGTATTGAAGGCATCGGCGAAATCTATTCGGCAACGTTTCATCCGAATGCGATGGGGCCCATCATCGACGATGTGTTCTCGCGCTATCTGCTCGACAAGGATCCGCACCACGTCGAACGCCTGTGGCGCGAAGCGTATTCGAGCGGCTTCACGCAGCGTCCCGATCTGACGATGATGGGCGTCGTGAGCGGCCTCGAAATGGCGTGCTGGGACATCGTCGGCAAGGCGGCGGGCAAGCCCGTGTACGAACTGCTGGGCGGCCGCGTGCATGAGCGGCTGCGTTCGTACACGTATCTGTATCCGAAGAACCGCCGCGGCGAATACGACTACGACGATCCCGACCTCGCGGCGGAATGCGCGGCGGAAAACGTCAAACGCGGCTTTACGGCGGTGAAGTTCGATCCGGCCGGTCCTTACACGGCGTACTCGGGCCATCATCTGTCGCTCGAAGTGATGGACCGTTGCGAGACGTTCTGCCGCAAGGTGCGTGAAGCAGTGGGCAGCAAGGCCGATCTGCTGTTCGGCACGCATGGGCAGATGGTGCCCGCTTCGGCAATCCGTCTTGCAAAGCGCCTCGAAAAGTATGACCCGTTGTGGTTCGAAGAGCCCGTGCCGCCGGGCCAGCACGATGCCATGGCCGAAGTCGCGAAGCACACGAGCATTCCCATTTCGGCGGGCGAGCGACTAACCACGAAGTACGAATTCCACAAGCTGCTGGAAGCGGGTGGCGCATCGATCCTGCAATTGAACGTGGCGCGCGTGGGCGGCCTGCTCGAAGCAAAGAAGATCGCGACGCTCGCCGAGGTGTACTACGCGCAGATCGCGCCGCATCTCTACAACGGCCCTGTCGGTGCGGCCGCGAGCGTTCAGCTCGCGACGTGCACGCCGAACTTCCTGATTCAGGAAAGCATCGGCACGTGGGGCGGTTTTCACGCGGAAGTGCTCAAGACGCCGATTCGCTGGGAAGACGGCTACATCATTCCGTCGACGGAACCGGGTCTCGGCGTCGAGCTGAACATGGAAGTGGTGCGGCAGCACACGCCGTATACGGGCGAACGCCTGCATCTGCAGATGGCGCCCAAACCCTTCGACGTGAAGGATCTCGCGCCCGCCAAAGGCTAA
- a CDS encoding MFS transporter — MASQPLQTDASARRSADATAQSDNKTQRYMQLLLLVIAAGAIYPILYLRQVYQPTMLEVFHIGESQLGYLYSMLGTIFLLSYLPSGWLADRIAPRLLISFSLVATGLLGLVYSTAPSFNLLLMIFGGWGLSTGLTFWAAVIKRVSMIAGHDEQGRFFGFLDGGRGLIEAMLATIAITLFAWLTQTKGEPAAVGFRFVVYMYAFLCIGLGVLLALIKDPSSKAEAGSRAQAAKRGNVIADLITLAKIPELWLVAAIVFCGYQVFWATYSFSAYLHEGEIGLSVVMAGTITTLKLWMRPIGGIGGGFLGDRFSKVTVLIIALFLASLSLLGLIAAPQISSHVLLVFLVLFIGVLTYAIRGLYWSLLDRCNVPVQTMGLAIGLISVLGYSPDVFLPLINGYLTQNYPGVQGYQMYFGYVAAVSAVGGCAGLVLRNMLKTKEA; from the coding sequence GTGGCAAGCCAACCTCTTCAAACGGACGCTTCGGCGCGCCGTTCCGCCGACGCAACGGCGCAATCCGACAACAAGACGCAACGCTACATGCAGTTGCTGCTGCTCGTCATTGCAGCCGGCGCGATTTATCCGATTCTTTATCTGCGTCAGGTCTATCAGCCGACGATGCTGGAAGTTTTCCACATCGGCGAAAGTCAGCTTGGCTATCTGTATTCGATGCTCGGGACGATCTTTCTGCTGAGCTATCTGCCGAGCGGCTGGCTCGCGGACCGTATTGCGCCGCGTCTGTTGATCAGCTTCTCGCTGGTCGCCACGGGGCTGCTCGGTCTCGTGTATTCGACTGCGCCGTCGTTCAATCTGCTGCTGATGATCTTCGGCGGCTGGGGGCTCTCGACGGGGCTGACGTTCTGGGCAGCCGTTATCAAGCGCGTGTCGATGATCGCCGGTCACGACGAACAGGGCCGTTTCTTCGGCTTCCTCGACGGCGGCCGCGGGCTCATCGAAGCGATGCTCGCGACGATCGCGATCACGCTTTTCGCGTGGCTCACGCAGACGAAGGGCGAACCGGCCGCAGTCGGCTTCCGCTTCGTCGTCTATATGTACGCGTTCCTGTGCATCGGACTTGGCGTGCTGCTCGCACTGATCAAGGATCCCTCGTCGAAGGCGGAAGCCGGGAGCCGCGCGCAGGCGGCCAAACGCGGCAATGTGATCGCCGATCTGATCACGCTCGCGAAGATTCCCGAACTGTGGCTCGTCGCCGCCATCGTGTTCTGCGGCTATCAGGTGTTCTGGGCGACGTACAGCTTTTCCGCCTATTTGCATGAAGGCGAGATCGGTTTGTCGGTGGTGATGGCAGGCACGATCACGACGCTCAAGCTGTGGATGCGCCCTATCGGCGGGATTGGCGGCGGCTTTCTCGGAGACCGCTTTTCGAAAGTCACGGTGCTGATCATTGCGCTCTTTCTCGCATCGCTGTCGCTGCTTGGTCTGATCGCCGCGCCGCAGATCAGCAGCCACGTGTTGCTGGTGTTTCTCGTGCTGTTCATCGGCGTGCTGACGTACGCAATTCGCGGACTCTACTGGTCGCTGCTCGACCGCTGCAACGTGCCCGTGCAGACGATGGGTCTCGCCATCGGCCTGATCTCGGTGCTCGGCTATTCGCCCGATGTTTTCCTGCCGCTCATCAATGGCTATCTGACCCAGAACTATCCGGGCGTGCAGGGATACCAGATGTACTTCGGCTACGTGGCCGCCGTGTCCGCTGTCGGCGGCTGTGCGGGTCTCGTGCTGCGCAATATGCTTAAAACGAAGGAAGCGTAA